The following proteins are encoded in a genomic region of Reichenbachiella sp.:
- a CDS encoding sugar kinase: MIATFGEILLRLTPPDNGMIQQMGSYDANFGGSEANVAISLANFKIPTRFISALPDNELGKAAEFELSKYKVDTNHVKIKGQKMGLYFVEKGSSIRGSKVIYDRENSSFAKMVSADLDWDKVFEGVERFHWSGIAPAVSENCAAVTLEAVRQAASKGIEISTDLNFRSSLWSYGKHAGEVMPELLEHTALMLGDPKSMEIMTGIKNPFEGDIKQQLDQLPAYYDTVYAKFPKLKWIATSLRTIVNDTHHRWMGVIYDGSTLFQSVEYDLYPLIDRVGGGDAFMAGLIYGRAKYNDPQKTIDFATAASGIKHTISGDFNLVSVDDINDLLKRGGAGNISR; the protein is encoded by the coding sequence ATGATAGCAACGTTTGGAGAAATTCTTTTGAGACTGACCCCACCTGATAATGGCATGATTCAGCAGATGGGTTCTTATGATGCAAATTTTGGTGGTTCGGAGGCCAATGTGGCCATTTCCTTAGCCAACTTTAAAATTCCCACTCGATTTATCTCTGCCTTGCCGGACAATGAGTTGGGTAAAGCTGCAGAATTCGAACTGTCTAAATACAAAGTAGATACGAACCATGTCAAGATCAAAGGGCAGAAAATGGGACTGTATTTTGTTGAGAAAGGGTCGTCGATTCGAGGCAGTAAGGTGATTTATGATCGCGAGAATTCTTCCTTTGCCAAAATGGTTTCTGCAGACCTGGATTGGGATAAGGTATTTGAAGGCGTTGAGAGGTTCCACTGGTCAGGCATAGCGCCTGCCGTTTCTGAAAACTGTGCAGCAGTAACCTTGGAAGCTGTAAGGCAAGCCGCAAGTAAGGGTATCGAAATATCGACTGATCTCAACTTTAGATCTTCGCTCTGGAGCTATGGTAAACATGCGGGAGAGGTGATGCCGGAGTTGCTGGAGCATACCGCGCTGATGCTGGGCGACCCGAAATCTATGGAGATTATGACTGGAATCAAAAATCCGTTCGAAGGGGACATCAAACAGCAACTGGATCAATTACCAGCTTATTATGATACGGTGTATGCCAAATTTCCAAAACTTAAGTGGATTGCTACATCGCTTCGTACGATAGTGAATGATACTCATCATCGCTGGATGGGCGTGATCTATGATGGTAGTACTTTGTTTCAGTCAGTAGAGTATGATTTGTATCCATTGATAGATCGAGTAGGAGGAGGCGATGCCTTCATGGCCGGACTGATCTACGGCCGAGCCAAATATAATGACCCCCAAAAAACGATTGATTTCGCTACAGCTGCCTCAGGTATCAAACATACGATTTCTGGTGATTTCAATTTAGTTTCTGTAGACGATATTAATGATCTTCTGAAAAGAGGAGGTGCTGGCAATATTAGTAGGTAG
- the sppA gene encoding signal peptide peptidase SppA: MSFFKSVLSTITALFIFCLLFFIVFIPAMIGVIAALGSEEMPVVDENSVLYINLSGMVSERVAEDPFAELFPDEGDTQLPLLKTLASIEAAKYDSNIEGIYMEHGYISGGYAALDEIRLALEDFKSSGKFVYSYGEFISEGNYYVASVADEIVLNPIGTLEFNGLNANVTFFKGLFEKLDIEAQIFRVGTYKSAVEPYFRKDMSEANKEQMTSFVNDIYDNILKNISASRNIDLNRLRDISDQMLVRKTEDAAEFGLITKVAYENQVKDMIKTRMDLAQDDKIKFINLRNYMKTVDADYSSNKVAVIVADGEIVSGNGDLETVGSEKFMKAIRAARESKRVKAVVIRINSPGGSMVASDVMWNEIMLTKKEKPVIASMSNMAASGGYYMAMPCDTIVAQPMTITGSIGIFGMIPNLGGFLENKLGITNDGVSTGQFSDLYRVSSALNPQEKAIIQTSVERGYETFTSKAAEGRGMTQDAIKEIASGRVWTGSQAKERGLVDILGTYNDAVQLAASKAGISDDYAVKYYPTLKSKWEEIFSSVLEETETRIFHANYGEMAKYIDAIKELEKYQGVQARMPFEVEIR; encoded by the coding sequence ATGTCCTTCTTTAAATCTGTCCTTTCGACAATCACAGCCTTATTCATTTTTTGTCTCCTCTTCTTTATAGTTTTTATCCCTGCGATGATTGGCGTGATTGCTGCGCTGGGTTCTGAGGAGATGCCGGTGGTAGATGAAAATTCTGTGCTTTACATCAACCTTAGCGGCATGGTGTCGGAACGTGTGGCAGAAGACCCATTTGCAGAACTATTTCCAGATGAAGGAGATACCCAGTTGCCACTATTAAAAACGCTTGCTTCTATCGAAGCGGCCAAGTACGACAGCAACATTGAAGGCATTTACATGGAGCACGGCTACATCAGCGGTGGATATGCAGCATTGGATGAGATTAGATTAGCTTTGGAAGATTTCAAATCTTCGGGAAAATTCGTTTACAGTTATGGTGAATTTATATCAGAAGGCAACTACTATGTAGCCTCAGTCGCTGATGAGATTGTTTTGAATCCGATTGGAACTCTAGAATTCAATGGGCTCAATGCCAACGTGACATTTTTTAAAGGACTTTTCGAAAAACTGGATATTGAAGCTCAAATCTTTCGAGTGGGTACTTACAAAAGCGCCGTGGAGCCATATTTCAGAAAAGACATGAGTGAGGCCAACAAGGAGCAAATGACCTCATTTGTCAACGACATTTATGACAACATTCTAAAAAATATCAGCGCCTCTCGAAATATTGACCTGAATCGACTGCGTGACATTTCGGATCAGATGCTTGTGAGAAAGACAGAGGATGCTGCAGAGTTCGGCTTAATCACCAAGGTAGCTTACGAAAACCAAGTGAAAGACATGATCAAAACGCGCATGGATCTAGCGCAAGATGATAAAATCAAATTCATCAACTTGAGAAACTACATGAAGACTGTAGACGCCGACTACTCTTCCAACAAAGTAGCTGTAATCGTGGCTGACGGTGAGATCGTATCTGGAAATGGCGACTTGGAAACAGTAGGTTCTGAGAAATTTATGAAAGCCATTAGAGCAGCTCGTGAAAGCAAAAGAGTAAAGGCGGTAGTCATCCGAATTAATTCTCCAGGTGGTTCTATGGTAGCCTCTGATGTGATGTGGAATGAAATCATGTTGACCAAGAAAGAAAAACCCGTGATTGCTTCCATGTCGAATATGGCGGCTTCCGGTGGGTACTACATGGCCATGCCATGCGACACCATCGTAGCACAGCCAATGACAATCACAGGCTCAATTGGGATCTTCGGTATGATTCCTAACTTGGGTGGCTTTCTTGAAAACAAACTCGGCATCACCAACGATGGCGTGAGTACGGGGCAGTTCTCCGACTTATACAGAGTATCTAGTGCTTTGAACCCACAAGAAAAAGCCATTATTCAGACTTCAGTAGAAAGAGGCTATGAAACCTTTACCAGCAAAGCGGCAGAAGGTCGGGGCATGACACAAGACGCTATCAAGGAAATAGCTTCTGGCCGTGTATGGACGGGTAGTCAGGCTAAGGAAAGGGGGCTGGTAGACATCCTGGGCACTTACAACGATGCTGTTCAACTAGCAGCATCCAAGGCTGGAATTTCTGATGACTATGCGGTAAAATACTACCCCACATTGAAATCCAAATGGGAGGAAATTTTCAGTTCCGTACTGGAAGAAACTGAAACCAGAATCTTCCATGCCAACTACGGAGAAATGGCTAAATATATCGACGCTATCAAGGAGCTAGAGAAGTATCAAGGCGTACAAGCAAGAATGCCATTTGAGGTGGAGATTAGATAA
- the folK gene encoding 2-amino-4-hydroxy-6-hydroxymethyldihydropteridine diphosphokinase, translating to MSQCYLLLGTNIGDKKQNLLQARESIIERIGEIINPSAIYQTSAWGKEDQDDFLNQVLAVETTLNPERLLAMCLDIEKDLGRVRFEHWGERLIDIDILYYEDQVITSQRLTLPHPEIQNRKFTLVPLVELAPDYIHPKLNQTNKDLLALCTDPLEVVKID from the coding sequence ATGAGCCAATGCTACTTGCTATTGGGTACCAACATAGGTGACAAAAAGCAAAATTTATTACAAGCAAGGGAATCGATAATTGAACGCATTGGAGAAATTATAAATCCATCTGCCATTTATCAGACCTCGGCCTGGGGCAAAGAGGATCAAGATGATTTTTTGAATCAAGTGCTGGCCGTAGAAACTACGCTAAATCCTGAGCGCCTGCTTGCCATGTGTTTAGATATAGAAAAAGATTTAGGAAGAGTGAGATTTGAACACTGGGGCGAGCGACTGATTGATATTGACATTCTGTACTATGAGGATCAGGTAATTACTAGCCAAAGATTGACTTTGCCACATCCTGAAATTCAAAATCGAAAATTTACCTTGGTGCCGCTCGTAGAGTTAGCACCAGACTATATACACCCAAAATTGAACCAGACCAATAAAGACTTGTTGGCGCTTTGTACTGATCCACTTGAGGTGGTTAAAATTGATTAA
- a CDS encoding sulfite exporter TauE/SafE family protein, translated as MEYYEYLLIFGSGLIAGFINVVAGGGSLLTLPILIFLGLPPAMANGTNRVGIFLQNIFAVSGFKSKGVSSFRFSIWLSISALIGAILGAKIAVDISGELFNRILAIVMMGVIALTVFKRKNKNEAGVELMSKGRQTASIIAFFFVGIYGGFIQAGVGFIIIAALTGINHLSLVKTNSIKVFVALIYTFFALAVFTWEGQVDWVLGLTLAAGTSIGGWFASRWSVDKGDQWIRYFLIVTVSIMAVKLWFF; from the coding sequence ATGGAGTATTATGAATACCTATTGATCTTTGGTTCTGGGTTGATCGCCGGTTTTATCAATGTCGTGGCAGGCGGAGGCTCACTACTCACTTTGCCCATTTTAATATTCTTAGGGCTGCCTCCGGCTATGGCCAATGGCACCAATCGGGTGGGTATTTTCCTTCAAAATATATTTGCGGTTTCTGGTTTTAAGAGCAAAGGCGTCTCGTCCTTTAGATTCTCAATATGGTTGTCTATATCGGCTTTGATTGGCGCTATTCTGGGTGCAAAAATCGCTGTGGATATTAGCGGTGAATTATTCAATCGGATATTGGCCATTGTGATGATGGGGGTGATTGCACTTACGGTTTTTAAACGAAAAAATAAAAATGAGGCTGGCGTAGAACTGATGAGCAAAGGACGCCAAACGGCTAGTATCATAGCCTTTTTCTTTGTAGGTATATATGGTGGTTTTATACAGGCTGGTGTAGGCTTTATCATTATTGCTGCCTTGACGGGTATCAACCATTTGTCATTGGTAAAAACCAATAGCATCAAAGTCTTCGTGGCACTGATCTATACCTTTTTTGCCTTAGCCGTATTTACCTGGGAAGGACAGGTGGATTGGGTACTTGGTTTGACGCTGGCTGCCGGGACTTCTATCGGAGGTTGGTTTGCCAGCCGTTGGTCGGTGGACAAGGGCGATCAGTGGATTCGTTATTTCCTGATTGTGACGGTGTCGATTATGGCGGTTAAACTCTGGTTCTTCTAA
- a CDS encoding nucleotidyltransferase family protein, with protein sequence MAKKIRYSDKCISKISSLKEKQISSSPTILILAAGSSSRLGQPKQLLHFKGKTLIENVIETAVTISDKVFVILGSHYDQIAPTISHADATVTYFEEWQQGMGSTVSFGVQQILNKDRYTKEVLILLCDQLHVTQQMLTELSFFHQESDHLITACGYDKSYGAPAIFNRKTFLDLLNLSGEQGAKKVIQKHFKNTQVISYPEAEVDIDTPKDLALLR encoded by the coding sequence ATGGCAAAGAAGATCAGGTATTCCGACAAGTGTATCTCAAAAATTTCTTCCCTAAAAGAAAAGCAGATTAGCTCTTCACCTACCATATTGATTCTTGCCGCAGGTAGTTCTAGTAGATTAGGACAGCCCAAACAATTATTACATTTCAAAGGGAAAACCTTGATTGAAAATGTAATTGAAACCGCTGTGACCATTTCGGATAAAGTGTTTGTCATTTTGGGCAGCCATTACGATCAAATTGCACCTACTATTTCACATGCTGATGCCACTGTCACCTACTTTGAAGAATGGCAACAAGGTATGGGTAGCACCGTTTCTTTTGGCGTCCAGCAAATTTTGAATAAAGACCGATATACCAAGGAAGTGCTCATTCTTCTTTGTGATCAACTGCATGTGACCCAGCAAATGCTTACCGAATTGTCCTTCTTTCATCAGGAGTCTGATCATCTGATTACCGCTTGTGGATATGATAAATCCTATGGCGCACCCGCCATTTTCAATAGAAAGACATTTTTGGATTTACTCAACTTGAGCGGTGAGCAAGGCGCAAAAAAAGTTATTCAAAAGCATTTCAAAAACACACAAGTCATCTCCTACCCTGAAGCTGAAGTTGATATTGACACGCCGAAGGATTTGGCGTTGTTAAGATAA
- a CDS encoding XdhC/CoxI family protein → MKEFKTIIEAYHKVDFSERKAALATVVQVKGSSYRSPGARMLMLDNGRWVGSISGGCLEGDALRKARQVIMSGESRTVTYDTTNDDDNQLGIGLGCNGIIDILIEPISPDSSNNPISQLEAFLKYENTGAHAIVFESESDQILVGSKVALDDKGEIQCATTLKNLFTSDLNQVVQNQKPIIKEYATSQGRIKVFMELIQPGIDLLIFGGGFDAKPVTELAHVLGWNVRVTDECVAHLVPINFPLANELQSCKREFVDQEIKITPFTAVVLMSHNLKYDEEVMRQIIGSDAAYIGILGPKKRADKIFKTLKEKYQIEISTEQMDKIHAPIGLDIGAETPDEIAVSIISEIQAKFSNRSGGFIKYRTGPIHHRDGKEDQVFRQVYLKNFFPKRKAD, encoded by the coding sequence ATGAAAGAATTTAAAACCATAATAGAAGCTTACCATAAAGTGGATTTCAGCGAACGAAAAGCCGCACTAGCGACAGTAGTACAAGTAAAAGGTTCTTCCTATCGTAGCCCAGGAGCTCGAATGCTCATGTTGGACAATGGCCGCTGGGTAGGATCTATTAGCGGTGGTTGTCTTGAAGGTGATGCGCTCCGGAAAGCTCGACAAGTAATCATGAGTGGAGAATCCAGAACAGTTACCTACGATACCACCAACGACGATGACAATCAGCTAGGTATTGGTCTAGGTTGCAATGGCATCATTGATATTCTGATCGAACCCATATCACCTGATAGTTCAAATAACCCTATCAGTCAGCTAGAGGCTTTTTTAAAATATGAAAACACCGGAGCACATGCGATCGTTTTTGAGTCTGAGTCTGATCAAATCCTTGTCGGGTCAAAAGTAGCATTAGATGACAAAGGTGAAATCCAATGCGCTACGACATTGAAAAACCTATTTACTTCTGATCTCAATCAGGTAGTACAAAATCAAAAACCGATCATCAAAGAATACGCAACGTCACAAGGCCGAATCAAGGTATTTATGGAACTCATCCAACCTGGCATCGATCTGTTGATATTTGGAGGAGGCTTTGATGCCAAGCCTGTAACCGAACTGGCGCATGTACTCGGTTGGAATGTCCGGGTAACTGACGAATGTGTAGCTCATTTAGTACCCATCAACTTCCCTCTTGCCAATGAATTACAATCCTGCAAAAGAGAATTTGTAGATCAGGAAATCAAGATCACCCCATTTACGGCAGTGGTATTGATGTCTCATAACCTGAAATACGACGAAGAAGTGATGCGACAGATTATTGGCAGTGATGCTGCTTATATAGGAATTTTAGGACCAAAGAAACGTGCGGATAAAATATTCAAGACTTTAAAAGAGAAATACCAAATCGAAATCAGTACTGAGCAAATGGATAAAATCCATGCGCCCATTGGACTCGATATTGGGGCAGAGACGCCGGATGAAATAGCAGTATCCATCATCAGTGAAATACAAGCCAAGTTCTCCAACCGTTCTGGCGGATTCATCAAATACCGAACCGGTCCCATCCATCATAGAGATGGCAAAGAAGATCAGGTATTCCGACAAGTGTATCTCAAAAATTTCTTCCCTAAAAGAAAAGCAGATTAG
- a CDS encoding cytochrome c, which yields MGITTSGQSLKESMARGKQIYKNECIACHMENGEGLTGAFPPLANSDYFKEDISKAVDVILNGLEGEVVVNGVTYFGVMDPVPLSDQEVADVLNYIRNSWGGKEKELTLVDIQKMK from the coding sequence ATGGGCATTACAACCTCTGGCCAGTCTTTGAAAGAAAGCATGGCAAGAGGTAAACAAATTTACAAGAATGAATGTATCGCTTGCCATATGGAAAATGGAGAAGGCCTCACAGGCGCATTTCCTCCATTGGCTAACTCAGACTATTTCAAAGAGGACATATCCAAAGCCGTGGATGTGATCTTAAATGGTTTGGAAGGTGAAGTGGTAGTGAACGGAGTAACCTATTTCGGTGTGATGGACCCTGTCCCGTTGTCCGATCAAGAAGTGGCAGATGTATTGAATTATATTAGGAATAGTTGGGGAGGAAAAGAGAAGGAATTGACCTTAGTTGATATTCAAAAAATGAAATGA
- a CDS encoding aminotransferase class V-fold PLP-dependent enzyme — protein sequence MSIDWNQIRSRYQLPNQRIYFNTASFGAMSNQTVQVQKECLELWQSEGNRLNKRTTEAAKKIRKEVLDLTNAKNHGVAIVPDVSTAMNQLAEVLKDKKKVALLKTDYPATSTPWMARGFEIEWVERRGFGFELEDIEEAITNGSEILVLSWVMYNSGLRLDLKAIGELCKKHEVVFIVDATQGLVANPLDLSEIHVDMVLASAFKWMLGGYGISVAIASDEFVSNHNIPFAGQNTIIDNEKDVEAIDNYRQGIERLELGHFKIQQVLALESSLLELKHIGFENIHNRTIHLRDCLIGSLRAIEVDVITPEPLSSNILMIKGSPERVASLEEANVDFTFRHGLIRLGVYFYNNEVDIQRLIQALK from the coding sequence ATGTCTATAGACTGGAATCAAATCAGGAGTAGGTATCAATTACCGAATCAACGAATATATTTTAATACAGCTTCATTCGGAGCTATGTCAAATCAGACAGTTCAAGTACAAAAGGAATGTTTGGAGCTTTGGCAGAGTGAGGGCAACCGCTTGAATAAAAGGACCACTGAAGCAGCAAAAAAGATTCGTAAAGAAGTTCTAGACTTGACCAATGCGAAGAATCATGGTGTTGCGATTGTTCCAGATGTGAGCACAGCAATGAATCAGTTGGCGGAAGTGCTGAAAGACAAGAAAAAAGTGGCGCTTTTGAAAACGGACTATCCAGCGACTAGTACCCCTTGGATGGCCAGAGGTTTTGAGATAGAATGGGTTGAAAGAAGGGGATTCGGCTTTGAATTGGAAGATATTGAAGAAGCCATAACCAATGGGTCGGAAATATTAGTGCTGAGTTGGGTGATGTATAACTCTGGCTTACGTCTAGACTTAAAAGCAATCGGAGAATTGTGCAAAAAACATGAGGTTGTATTTATTGTGGATGCCACTCAGGGCTTGGTGGCTAACCCGCTGGATTTGAGCGAAATTCATGTAGATATGGTATTAGCTTCGGCCTTCAAATGGATGTTAGGAGGTTACGGCATTTCTGTTGCCATTGCCTCTGATGAATTTGTTTCAAATCACAACATCCCTTTTGCCGGTCAGAATACAATTATTGATAATGAAAAGGATGTTGAAGCGATAGACAATTATAGACAAGGCATAGAGCGTTTGGAGTTGGGACATTTTAAGATTCAGCAGGTACTCGCTTTAGAAAGTTCTTTGTTGGAATTAAAGCATATTGGGTTCGAGAATATTCATAATCGGACCATTCATTTGAGGGATTGTTTGATAGGCTCGCTAAGGGCTATTGAAGTCGATGTGATTACTCCTGAGCCCTTAAGTAGTAATATTTTAATGATCAAAGGGAGCCCTGAAAGAGTGGCAAGCCTTGAGGAGGCCAACGTTGATTTTACTTTTCGTCATGGTTTGATACGTTTAGGGGTTTACTTTTATAATAATGAAGTGGATATCCAGCGATTAATTCAAGCCTTGAAATAG
- a CDS encoding YfhO family protein, giving the protein MLNLNFKKDILPHAIAVFIFLIITLVFFAPVVFEDKELPQHDITQWRGGAQELIDYREKTGEEGLWTNSMFGGMPAYLVSIKFSGELLNYPYKIYKLGLPNPLYLVFTALLSFYITMRCFRVRAGLAIAAALAFGFTGFIIISVGAGHNMKVAAVAFMPLVLGGIHLAIDRNRIWGAILTALGLAMQLKFNHLQITYYLLILTVLYGIFALITSIKQNTQKEFFKTIGLLVIAALLAVGANFGKLWTVIEYSPYSIRGKTELSADANDRSSGLDKSYAFQYSNGIFEPIVLFIPNFFGGSSRQDLGNNSNLEEALRKNGLDRRQIAGQVENAPAYWGDQPLTAPYYAGAIVVFLFVLSMLVLDGRLKYWLLTGAVVGILLSWGSNFASLNYLLFDYLPGYNKFRSVTFTIIMTICCLITGGFLGLEKVFSMSWSKQLQRKLLIAFAATGGFALLSALFAGMGGYSGAVDQQLAAYPEWFLSALKEDRQSLLQADAWRTFFFVTATAVLIWLSLKEKLKSQIAVIAIVCLVGLDMFTVSKRFISNDSFERKSKNHGFAPSEADQRILKDSDVSYRVYNLINGFNDAKTSYFHQSIGGYHGAKMRRYQDLIEYAISPETSELINGLQNGNPRFDQIGVLNMLNAKYFLAGNTANAVIPNPSANGNAWFVSDVIEVGSADEEINEVVQIDTKTTAVFDESKFEVSDFVPSTEGEITLEEYRPNYLKYKSTNTGSGLAVFSEIYYPKGWIATIDGKEAEILRANYVLRALEIPEGEHDIIFEYKPQSYYLGNVISGASSAVLILLFFGAIGISYRKGGL; this is encoded by the coding sequence ATGCTAAATCTCAATTTCAAGAAAGACATTTTGCCGCACGCCATTGCGGTATTCATATTTCTAATCATCACTTTAGTTTTCTTCGCACCGGTTGTTTTTGAAGACAAGGAACTTCCACAGCATGATATCACGCAATGGAGAGGCGGAGCTCAAGAGCTCATTGATTACCGTGAAAAAACAGGAGAGGAGGGACTCTGGACTAATTCAATGTTTGGTGGAATGCCCGCTTACTTAGTTAGTATTAAGTTTTCAGGGGAATTGCTGAATTATCCATATAAAATCTACAAGCTTGGATTACCCAATCCTTTGTATTTGGTCTTTACAGCATTGCTTTCTTTTTATATCACGATGCGATGTTTTAGGGTTAGAGCTGGATTGGCTATAGCTGCGGCTTTGGCTTTTGGTTTTACTGGTTTTATTATCATTAGTGTAGGAGCAGGTCATAATATGAAAGTAGCTGCCGTTGCTTTCATGCCACTAGTGCTTGGTGGAATTCATTTAGCTATCGACAGAAACAGAATTTGGGGTGCTATACTCACTGCGTTGGGCTTGGCAATGCAACTCAAGTTTAATCACCTGCAGATCACCTACTATCTACTTATTTTAACGGTGCTCTATGGAATATTCGCATTGATTACTTCAATCAAACAGAATACACAAAAGGAATTTTTTAAGACAATTGGCCTATTAGTTATTGCAGCATTGCTCGCTGTGGGGGCAAATTTTGGAAAATTATGGACAGTCATTGAGTATAGTCCATATTCAATTCGAGGAAAAACAGAACTTTCCGCTGATGCCAATGACCGATCATCAGGTTTGGATAAAAGTTATGCCTTTCAATATAGCAATGGGATATTTGAACCGATTGTATTGTTTATCCCCAATTTCTTTGGTGGATCATCTCGACAGGATTTAGGAAATAATTCCAACCTTGAAGAAGCCTTGCGTAAAAATGGGTTGGACAGAAGACAAATTGCGGGGCAGGTGGAAAATGCTCCTGCTTATTGGGGTGACCAACCATTAACCGCTCCTTATTATGCTGGAGCTATTGTGGTATTCCTTTTTGTGTTGAGTATGTTAGTATTGGACGGGAGATTGAAATATTGGTTGTTGACGGGCGCCGTTGTTGGTATTTTGCTGAGCTGGGGTAGCAATTTTGCATCCCTCAACTATCTACTGTTCGATTACTTGCCTGGGTATAATAAATTCAGGTCCGTCACATTCACCATAATTATGACCATATGCTGTTTGATTACTGGGGGCTTCTTAGGGTTAGAAAAAGTTTTCTCAATGAGTTGGTCAAAACAGTTGCAGCGAAAATTGCTGATTGCATTTGCAGCTACAGGAGGATTTGCATTATTGTCAGCACTATTTGCTGGGATGGGTGGATACTCCGGTGCGGTAGATCAGCAGCTCGCAGCTTATCCTGAATGGTTTCTTAGCGCTTTGAAAGAAGATCGACAAAGTTTGCTTCAAGCAGATGCTTGGCGAACATTCTTTTTTGTTACAGCGACCGCCGTATTAATTTGGTTGAGTCTCAAGGAGAAATTGAAAAGTCAAATTGCTGTGATTGCCATTGTATGCCTGGTTGGTTTGGACATGTTTACGGTAAGTAAGCGATTCATTTCTAATGATTCTTTTGAAAGGAAATCGAAAAATCATGGGTTTGCGCCTTCTGAAGCTGACCAGAGAATTTTAAAGGACAGTGATGTAAGTTATAGAGTATACAATTTGATTAATGGATTCAACGATGCCAAAACCTCTTACTTCCATCAGTCAATAGGAGGCTACCATGGAGCAAAAATGAGAAGGTATCAGGACCTCATCGAATATGCGATTTCACCCGAAACTTCAGAGTTAATCAATGGATTACAAAATGGTAATCCGAGATTTGATCAGATTGGAGTCTTAAATATGCTGAATGCAAAATATTTTCTCGCTGGCAATACCGCCAATGCGGTTATTCCCAATCCTTCAGCTAATGGTAATGCCTGGTTTGTTAGTGATGTGATTGAAGTAGGAAGTGCTGATGAGGAAATTAATGAAGTCGTTCAGATTGATACTAAAACGACTGCGGTATTTGACGAATCAAAATTTGAAGTCTCAGATTTTGTGCCGTCTACTGAGGGTGAAATTACACTTGAAGAGTACCGCCCCAATTACCTCAAATACAAGTCAACAAACACTGGTAGTGGCTTGGCGGTCTTTTCTGAAATATACTATCCAAAAGGCTGGATAGCCACTATCGATGGTAAAGAGGCTGAAATTCTAAGAGCCAATTATGTTCTTCGTGCATTGGAAATTCCCGAGGGAGAGCATGATATCATTTTCGAGTATAAACCTCAATCTTATTATTTGGGGAATGTGATTTCTGGAGCCTCAAGTGCGGTTTTAATTTTGCTATTTTTTGGAGCTATTGGGATTTCGTATAGAAAAGGCGGTCTTTAG